A stretch of Desulfobacter hydrogenophilus DNA encodes these proteins:
- a CDS encoding DUF3541 domain-containing protein: MKFLKISLLLLISFLQVPATYSKETTVFTQGTAVIHQEQKISSLKENTTNFKQDAQLIRDTYERFLFTLTAVKAGHYGLRMYRQSLDSKYQATIWSDMARVASQLNKSAGEIYTPEQIQAHSNKLIAGYVDETGERSQLRYAATKEIPDYLYVAVSLLGSMARVDEYGLKHREDAKLRQVIRRYDFSRFVSDATMIKAWAAQLANQVYWLRQLGEQDVVDEFISVFRKTYPDSLDAQLSTQQFGNKIYGLTHIIFAASGYYQHPVNESDFQWIYDYYRHNIDTIITRAKEDVIVEVGINFLLAGLDDDPVVVKTQKAIQQSINREHGLLPSVTGEVDLKDGEHRNVLAIMLLDWQGVHAAPTITTQPEMFSDLPYGLVAK, from the coding sequence CACAGGGAACTGCGGTTATTCATCAAGAGCAAAAAATCAGCTCTTTAAAAGAGAACACAACCAACTTTAAACAGGATGCTCAACTGATTCGTGATACCTATGAAAGATTTTTATTTACTTTAACGGCGGTTAAAGCCGGCCATTACGGGCTGAGAATGTATCGTCAGTCACTGGATAGCAAATACCAGGCAACGATCTGGTCAGATATGGCAAGGGTTGCCAGTCAGCTGAATAAGTCTGCCGGCGAAATTTATACGCCTGAGCAAATTCAGGCTCATTCCAACAAGCTTATTGCCGGTTATGTTGATGAAACCGGCGAACGTAGTCAATTACGTTATGCCGCGACCAAAGAGATACCGGATTATCTTTACGTTGCTGTTTCATTGCTTGGTTCAATGGCGCGGGTAGATGAATATGGTCTGAAACACCGTGAAGATGCCAAACTGCGTCAGGTTATCCGCCGTTATGATTTTAGCAGGTTCGTCAGCGATGCCACCATGATTAAAGCCTGGGCTGCGCAGCTGGCCAATCAGGTGTACTGGCTGCGTCAACTGGGTGAACAGGATGTTGTCGATGAGTTTATTAGCGTATTCAGGAAAACCTACCCGGACAGTCTTGACGCTCAACTCTCAACGCAGCAGTTCGGTAATAAAATTTATGGTTTAACCCATATTATCTTTGCAGCATCAGGTTATTACCAGCATCCTGTTAACGAGTCGGATTTCCAGTGGATATATGACTATTATCGCCACAACATCGATACCATTATCACCCGGGCGAAAGAAGATGTGATTGTAGAGGTCGGAATCAACTTCCTGCTGGCGGGCTTGGATGATGATCCTGTTGTTGTGAAAACACAAAAGGCGATTCAACAGTCTATCAATCGTGAACATGGTCTGCTGCCGTCGGTGACAGGTGAAGTAGACTTAAAAGACGGTGAACACCGCAATGTGCTGGCTATTATGCTGCTTGATTGGCAGGGCGTGCATGCCGCGCCCACCATTACAACCCAGCCTGAGATGTTTTCTGATCTGCCTTATGGGTTAGTGGCTAAATAA
- a CDS encoding histidine phosphatase family protein codes for MKLLSTYMPGSNQLPADLSGKFSDKGPLLFILRHGQIEGHGTRRFIGCTDIPLDDTGREQARRWQVPLAAIRFKQVYTSALTRCRETAALAYPDSAPIIDRRLNEINLGDWDGQDFEHIKTNYPDLFEQRGRDIYGFRPPAGESFKDLFQRASLFFSELSLSSHTLLVTHAGVIRAMRCFWAGEKMETLLSFKTHYGQLFVLAVRSNNYLFSIR; via the coding sequence TTGAAACTGCTCAGCACATACATGCCCGGATCGAATCAGCTGCCGGCCGATCTCTCGGGGAAATTCTCGGATAAAGGCCCCTTGCTCTTCATCCTGCGCCACGGTCAGATCGAGGGGCACGGCACCCGCAGGTTCATCGGCTGCACCGACATTCCCCTGGACGACACAGGCCGGGAACAGGCCAGAAGGTGGCAGGTTCCCTTGGCCGCTATCCGTTTCAAACAGGTTTACACCTCGGCCTTAACCCGGTGCCGGGAAACAGCAGCCCTTGCCTACCCTGACAGCGCACCCATTATCGACCGCCGCCTCAACGAAATCAACCTGGGAGACTGGGACGGTCAGGACTTTGAGCACATCAAAACCAACTATCCGGATCTTTTTGAACAGCGGGGCCGGGATATTTACGGTTTCCGACCCCCGGCCGGAGAAAGCTTCAAAGACCTTTTCCAGCGGGCGTCTCTTTTTTTCAGTGAACTGTCCCTGTCATCGCATACCCTGTTGGTCACCCATGCCGGCGTAATCCGGGCCATGCGCTGCTTTTGGGCCGGTGAAAAAATGGAAACCCTTCTCTCCTTTAAAACCCATTACGGCCAGCTGTTTGTGCTGGCCGTTCGCAGTAACAATTATTTATTCTCTATACGATAA
- a CDS encoding DVU_1551 family NTP transferase, translated as MTAALIPAAGLSSRMGRYKPLLPLGRTTMIGSVIALFKTAGIREIIVVTGHNHDRLAPAVEAAGARPLFNPDYASGMFSSIRTGVADLPSGITGFFLLPADTPAIRPATIGLIRRKFEEDKDALIVPAFKGETGHPPLIPARLIPAITGAHPDTNLRQILFSDPSHIIQLPVHDRGILMDADTPDDYGRVKQKYEKLEIPDETECRSIIDRELADAPAIRAHLDRVCDTALTLARDLRPWGFDLDINLIRAGALLHDIKRKKAHHAEAGSRFLQRLGFPKAADIVAAHMDLTPGPELDETQIVFLADKLCRGDRLDLDYPGRFHEKASRLPHAKKEIYKRLETAQHIHARIESAAGRSLGEILG; from the coding sequence ATGACGGCCGCCCTCATCCCGGCGGCCGGTCTTTCTTCCCGCATGGGCCGGTACAAGCCGCTGCTGCCTTTGGGCCGGACCACCATGATTGGAAGCGTCATCGCTTTGTTCAAAACTGCGGGCATCAGGGAGATCATCGTTGTCACCGGCCACAACCATGACCGCCTGGCACCGGCCGTTGAAGCGGCAGGGGCCCGCCCCCTGTTTAACCCGGACTATGCCTCGGGCATGTTCTCCTCCATCCGCACCGGGGTGGCCGACCTGCCTTCGGGCATAACGGGGTTCTTTCTTTTGCCTGCCGACACCCCGGCCATCCGGCCCGCCACCATAGGCCTCATTCGTAGAAAATTCGAGGAGGACAAAGATGCCCTGATTGTACCGGCATTCAAAGGCGAAACCGGTCACCCGCCCCTGATCCCGGCCCGGCTGATCCCCGCCATAACCGGCGCTCATCCCGACACCAACCTGAGGCAGATCCTGTTTTCAGACCCAAGCCACATCATCCAACTGCCGGTCCACGACCGGGGCATCCTCATGGATGCCGACACCCCGGACGACTATGGCCGGGTAAAACAAAAATATGAGAAGCTGGAAATTCCCGATGAAACGGAATGCCGGTCTATCATCGACCGGGAACTGGCCGATGCCCCGGCAATCCGGGCCCACCTGGACCGGGTCTGTGACACTGCGCTGACACTTGCCCGGGACCTCCGTCCGTGGGGTTTTGATCTTGATATCAACCTCATCCGGGCAGGGGCGCTGCTCCATGACATTAAAAGAAAAAAAGCCCACCATGCCGAGGCTGGAAGCCGTTTTCTCCAACGCCTGGGATTCCCAAAGGCCGCAGACATCGTGGCTGCCCACATGGATCTCACCCCCGGCCCGGAACTGGATGAAACCCAGATTGTCTTTCTTGCGGATAAACTCTGCAGGGGAGACCGGCTGGATCTGGATTACCCAGGCCGGTTCCACGAAAAGGCAAGCCGGCTGCCCCATGCCAAAAAGGAAATTTACAAAAGACTTGAAACTGCTCAGCACATACATGCCCGGATCGAATCAGCTGCCGGCCGATCTCTCGGGGAAATTCTCGGATAA
- a CDS encoding XdhC family aldehyde oxidoreductase maturation factor, with product MTSLIRESLDLLNNGTPFALAVIIGHKGSTPRTSGSKMLVRRDKRISGTIGGGLVEAKVIDACVDLLDRPKSAIMDFNLDQEIKAGMDMVCGGSLTVWLRSFVPPYPPEQIQVWQNLADLEGKGKKALVVTRITADKIAETSLVAEQGEVVGPGMLPKALMDAAGENRFTGPGPVRQFYGLDEFIIEPLSRPDTLYIFGAGHVGFQLAKMANLTDFSCVVTDDRAEFANEARFPHAGEIRVLDDFSTAFDGLDIDGNAYIVILTRGHLHDQTVLEQALETDAAYIGMIGSKKKKKQIYGNLMEKGVAPARLEQIYSPIGLKIKAETPAEIAVSIIGELINVRAENKGNPS from the coding sequence ATGACATCACTCATCCGGGAAAGCCTGGATCTTTTGAACAACGGCACACCGTTTGCCTTGGCCGTGATCATCGGCCACAAGGGCTCCACCCCCCGGACCTCGGGCAGCAAGATGCTGGTCCGGCGGGACAAACGCATATCCGGCACCATCGGCGGCGGACTGGTGGAAGCCAAGGTCATTGACGCATGTGTAGATTTGCTGGACCGGCCTAAGTCAGCAATCATGGATTTTAATCTGGACCAGGAAATAAAAGCGGGTATGGATATGGTCTGCGGGGGCAGTCTCACGGTCTGGCTCCGCAGCTTTGTGCCCCCCTATCCCCCGGAACAAATTCAGGTCTGGCAGAACCTGGCAGACCTGGAAGGCAAGGGGAAAAAGGCTTTGGTCGTCACCCGGATTACCGCGGACAAAATTGCAGAAACCAGCCTGGTGGCGGAACAGGGTGAAGTGGTTGGTCCGGGCATGCTGCCCAAGGCCCTCATGGATGCGGCCGGGGAAAACCGGTTTACAGGCCCGGGCCCGGTGCGGCAGTTTTATGGGCTGGACGAATTCATTATTGAGCCCCTGAGCCGGCCGGATACATTGTACATATTCGGGGCCGGCCATGTGGGGTTCCAGCTGGCAAAAATGGCCAATTTGACTGATTTTTCCTGCGTGGTCACCGATGACCGGGCTGAGTTCGCCAATGAAGCACGTTTCCCCCATGCCGGTGAGATCAGGGTGCTGGATGATTTTTCCACTGCATTTGACGGCTTGGACATTGACGGCAATGCCTATATCGTTATCCTCACCCGGGGCCATCTCCACGACCAGACGGTACTGGAACAGGCCCTGGAAACCGACGCCGCCTATATCGGCATGATCGGCAGCAAAAAGAAAAAGAAGCAGATTTACGGCAACCTGATGGAAAAAGGGGTGGCACCGGCCCGGCTGGAACAGATCTATTCCCCCATCGGCCTGAAAATCAAGGCCGAGACCCCGGCGGAGATCGCCGTGAGCATCATAGGGGAATTAATCAACGTAAGGGCGGAAAATAAGGGGAATCCCTCCTGA
- a CDS encoding molybdopterin-binding protein, translating into MKYYEKNKVKALPVRDAVGKVLLHDITRIVPDLFKGPLFRKGHIITEADVDALLDIGKEHIYVAGLKNEVHENEAALRIAKAALGPNIDISAPREGKVGFSSRTHGLLKINVEGLTQLNSVQDVIFASLHTNRSVEDGQEIAGTRVVPLTVPEKQVGDAEKVCKDYFPIIEVKPFAALDVGMVVTGSEVFHERIRDKFGPVVEKKFNDLGSRIMDRRVVPDDLGMTVSAIRDLIADGAQMIAVTGGMSVDPDDLTPAAIRAAGGKIITYGAPVLPGAMFMLAYINDIPVIGLPGCVMYHRASIFDLVVPRVLAGETVEKKDIIMMGHGGFCSNCKDCRYPDCSFGK; encoded by the coding sequence TTGAAATACTATGAGAAAAACAAGGTAAAGGCCCTGCCCGTCAGGGACGCTGTGGGAAAAGTCCTGCTCCACGATATCACCCGGATCGTTCCGGATTTGTTTAAAGGCCCGTTATTCAGGAAGGGCCATATCATCACGGAAGCGGACGTGGATGCTTTGCTGGATATTGGCAAGGAGCATATCTATGTGGCCGGCCTGAAAAACGAGGTCCATGAAAATGAGGCGGCCCTGCGCATTGCGAAAGCCGCTCTTGGGCCCAATATCGATATTTCTGCCCCCAGGGAAGGCAAGGTGGGTTTTTCATCCCGGACCCACGGCCTGCTCAAAATAAATGTGGAGGGCCTGACACAGCTCAACTCGGTTCAGGATGTGATTTTCGCCTCCCTGCACACCAACCGCAGCGTGGAAGATGGACAGGAGATTGCCGGCACCCGGGTGGTCCCCCTAACCGTACCGGAAAAACAGGTGGGCGATGCTGAGAAAGTCTGTAAAGACTATTTTCCCATCATTGAGGTTAAACCCTTTGCTGCCCTGGACGTAGGCATGGTGGTCACCGGTTCCGAGGTCTTCCATGAACGGATAAGGGATAAGTTCGGCCCGGTGGTGGAAAAAAAATTCAATGACCTGGGCTCACGGATCATGGACAGGCGGGTGGTGCCTGACGATCTTGGGATGACCGTCTCCGCCATCCGGGACCTCATTGCCGACGGCGCACAGATGATTGCTGTGACCGGCGGTATGTCCGTGGATCCCGACGACCTGACCCCCGCCGCCATCCGGGCCGCCGGGGGAAAAATCATCACCTACGGAGCTCCGGTCCTGCCCGGGGCCATGTTCATGCTGGCCTATATCAACGACATTCCGGTCATTGGATTGCCCGGCTGTGTCATGTACCACCGGGCCTCCATCTTTGATCTGGTGGTGCCGCGGGTGCTGGCCGGGGAAACGGTTGAGAAAAAGGACATCATCATGATGGGCCACGGCGGATTTTGTTCCAACTGCAAAGATTGCAGGTATCCGGACTGCAGTTTCGGAAAATAG
- a CDS encoding DVU_1553 family AMP-dependent CoA ligase — MNTPFLDTWMNRTMGLPSSPAAQLEAFGRHQLAALNCTITHARDHSRFYRDALSDIADIPLLDLKDMAALPFTRPTDIRENPKAFLALSQGEISRIVTLNTSGTTAAPKRIFFTDEDIGRVVDFFKAILTIIMNPGETGLIFLPGDTRASAGDLIRTAMEAAQARPVVPGIIRDFSPAADLVRATCPSLIIGMPVQVLALCEYMKSTGTLPNIPHVILTADHVPVALVERVEHLLDAKVLNHYGMTETGFGGAIQCPARGMLHIRHPDLFFEIVDPAGNPLPPGQWGEIVVTTLNRKGMPLVRYRTGDVSRILETPCACGSPFPRLDRVRNRQAVKAETAGRHDLTIVDLDDLLFSLPGVVDFTACIYTKINSRQAIPTLDIELMGLEPLTQPIYIDPGPSPGLTTALESGRLRMGSIAVRAFDFSNTYVTKRQIQFN, encoded by the coding sequence ATGAACACTCCCTTTCTTGATACCTGGATGAACCGGACAATGGGGCTGCCGTCATCTCCAGCCGCCCAGCTTGAGGCCTTTGGCCGCCATCAGTTGGCGGCGTTGAATTGCACCATCACCCATGCCCGGGATCACAGCCGCTTTTACAGGGACGCCCTTTCCGATATTGCAGATATCCCACTTCTGGACCTTAAAGATATGGCTGCCCTGCCCTTTACCCGGCCGACGGATATCCGGGAAAATCCCAAAGCCTTTCTGGCGCTTTCCCAGGGGGAGATCTCCCGTATTGTCACCCTGAATACCTCGGGCACCACCGCTGCCCCCAAACGAATTTTTTTCACGGATGAAGATATTGGCCGCGTCGTGGATTTTTTCAAGGCCATACTCACGATCATCATGAACCCTGGGGAAACCGGTCTCATCTTCCTGCCTGGTGATACCCGGGCCAGCGCCGGAGACCTGATTAGAACCGCCATGGAAGCCGCCCAGGCCCGCCCTGTGGTTCCCGGTATTATCCGGGACTTCAGCCCGGCAGCCGACCTGGTCAGGGCAACCTGCCCGAGCCTGATTATCGGTATGCCCGTCCAGGTCCTGGCCCTGTGCGAATATATGAAATCCACGGGTACCCTGCCCAACATTCCCCATGTCATTCTCACGGCCGACCATGTGCCGGTGGCCCTGGTGGAGCGGGTGGAACACCTTCTGGACGCAAAAGTGCTGAATCATTACGGGATGACGGAAACGGGGTTCGGCGGGGCCATTCAGTGCCCGGCACGGGGGATGTTGCATATCAGGCACCCCGACCTGTTTTTTGAAATCGTCGATCCGGCCGGCAATCCTCTGCCACCGGGACAATGGGGGGAAATCGTCGTTACCACCCTGAACCGCAAGGGCATGCCCCTGGTCCGGTACCGGACCGGGGATGTCTCCCGGATTCTGGAGACCCCCTGTGCCTGCGGCAGCCCCTTTCCCCGGCTGGACCGGGTCAGGAACCGCCAGGCGGTGAAAGCCGAGACCGCCGGTCGCCACGATCTGACCATCGTTGACCTGGATGACCTCCTCTTTTCCCTGCCGGGCGTGGTGGACTTTACGGCCTGCATATATACAAAAATAAATTCCAGGCAAGCCATTCCAACCCTGGACATTGAACTCATGGGACTTGAGCCGCTGACACAACCGATTTATATTGACCCGGGCCCGTCACCTGGGTTAACAACTGCCCTTGAATCTGGTCGGCTGCGCATGGGCAGCATCGCTGTCCGTGCCTTTGATTTTAGTAACACCTATGTCACGAAACGACAGATCCAATTTAATTAA
- the trsS gene encoding radical SAM (seleno)protein TrsS, whose protein sequence is MMNKGRDILHQTQSLCPVCLTPIEARHVVENDSIFLEKTCPVHGLFKTRFWEGRQNYENWTRPKLPIKQRFNMTPVDKGCPFDCGLCPEHRQHTCTAVLEITPNCNFSCRFCFAESGPGNATDPCLEEITDLLAKVHKVSPDANLQISGGEPTIRPDLSLIISRAVETGFRFVQLNTNGFLLARDPDLAPRLKDAGLASVFLQFDGVTDIVYNALRGRPLIEDKQRAVAACVENDIGVILVPTLVPGVNIDQIGPILQFGLDHAPGIRGVHFQPVSYFGRHGEAPKDDRRITIPEVLKEIEVQTQGQFKAAAFRPSACEHALCSFNGKFIIRDNGRPSALTAFNTDCCTPVQAEQGSKQARDSVAEHWKAPLKVPGPWAPATNEDGLDKFIRQARTRMFSVSGMAFQDAWNLDLERLKGCCIHSVAPDGRLIPFCAYNLTRADGKGLYRKP, encoded by the coding sequence ATAATGAATAAGGGCCGTGACATCCTGCACCAGACCCAAAGCCTTTGTCCGGTCTGCCTGACACCCATTGAAGCCCGGCATGTGGTGGAAAATGACTCGATTTTCCTGGAAAAAACCTGCCCGGTCCACGGCCTGTTCAAGACCCGATTTTGGGAAGGTCGCCAAAACTATGAAAACTGGACCCGGCCCAAGCTGCCCATAAAACAGCGGTTCAACATGACCCCGGTGGATAAAGGCTGCCCCTTTGACTGCGGCCTTTGCCCGGAACACCGGCAGCACACCTGCACCGCCGTTCTTGAAATTACCCCAAATTGTAATTTTTCCTGCCGATTTTGTTTTGCCGAGTCTGGTCCTGGGAATGCGACAGACCCCTGTCTGGAAGAAATTACCGATCTTCTGGCAAAAGTCCACAAGGTCAGTCCTGATGCCAACCTTCAGATCTCCGGGGGAGAACCCACTATCCGACCGGACCTGTCCCTGATCATTTCCCGGGCCGTGGAAACCGGATTTAGATTTGTTCAGCTGAACACCAACGGCTTTCTCCTGGCCCGGGACCCGGACCTTGCCCCCCGGTTGAAAGATGCCGGGCTTGCCTCTGTTTTTCTTCAGTTCGACGGGGTGACGGATATCGTTTATAATGCCCTGCGGGGGCGCCCCCTCATTGAAGATAAGCAAAGGGCTGTTGCTGCCTGTGTTGAAAATGACATCGGCGTTATATTGGTGCCCACCCTGGTACCGGGCGTCAATATTGACCAGATCGGGCCCATTCTCCAATTCGGCCTGGACCATGCCCCGGGCATCCGGGGGGTCCATTTCCAGCCGGTCTCCTATTTCGGCCGCCATGGAGAGGCCCCCAAAGACGACCGCAGGATCACAATCCCGGAAGTGCTCAAAGAAATCGAGGTACAGACCCAAGGGCAGTTCAAGGCGGCGGCGTTCAGACCCTCGGCCTGTGAACATGCCTTGTGTTCGTTCAACGGTAAGTTCATCATCCGGGACAACGGTCGGCCCTCGGCCTTGACCGCCTTCAACACGGATTGCTGCACACCGGTGCAGGCGGAGCAGGGGTCCAAACAGGCCAGGGATTCCGTAGCCGAGCACTGGAAGGCGCCGCTGAAGGTCCCTGGCCCGTGGGCACCGGCCACAAATGAAGACGGCCTGGACAAATTCATCCGCCAGGCCCGGACCCGGATGTTCTCGGTATCGGGCATGGCCTTCCAGGATGCCTGGAACCTGGACCTTGAGCGGCTCAAAGGCTGCTGCATCCATAGCGTGGCCCCTGACGGCCGCCTTATCCCCTTCTGCGCCTACAACCTCACCCGGGCCGACGGTAAAGGATTGTATCGGAAGCCATGA
- a CDS encoding DVU_1555 family C-GCAxxG-C-C protein, which translates to MDNIEILKLKSKGYCCSQIMVQLVLDLADLENRELVNFARGLCMGSKLETGTCGILTAGLCILAMYAPQEPDLRASMQNDFKAFFTTAAPKGIQCRQIAGAHYPNLNPETCPALLAQAHEALMNILTEHEMDPADLDNE; encoded by the coding sequence ATGGATAATATCGAAATATTAAAATTAAAAAGCAAAGGTTATTGCTGCAGTCAGATAATGGTGCAGCTGGTTCTGGATCTGGCAGACCTGGAAAACAGGGAACTGGTCAATTTTGCCCGGGGACTGTGCATGGGCTCGAAACTTGAGACAGGCACCTGCGGGATTCTCACCGCCGGACTCTGTATTCTGGCCATGTATGCGCCCCAAGAGCCGGATCTGAGGGCCTCCATGCAAAATGATTTCAAGGCGTTTTTCACCACAGCCGCTCCTAAGGGTATCCAATGTCGACAGATTGCAGGGGCGCATTATCCCAATCTCAACCCGGAAACCTGTCCGGCCCTTCTGGCCCAGGCCCACGAGGCCCTGATGAATATTCTCACCGAACATGAAATGGACCCGGCGGATCTTGATAATGAATAA
- the trsM gene encoding DVU_1556 family methyltransferase, whose protein sequence is MRINNFHTDCIETHRPGGLILTRAALDHCTLAPGDRVLDAGCGCGATCTFLCEDAGFRVFGMDASAERMARATAGSQDWNGIRAKLPRLPFAPAAFRGIFCECVLSLVPDKRDCLYTFFELLQPGGHLVLTDLYLPGAPPAALQRPALTCLDGALNKTDLTRIIEQAGFKIRIWEDHTRLLKQMACEMVFKHGSLDNFWKTLTGDIFHDCQGTQCRAGKLKPGYCLIVADKMTA, encoded by the coding sequence TTGAGGATAAATAATTTTCACACAGACTGCATAGAAACCCACCGGCCCGGCGGACTCATCCTGACCCGGGCGGCCCTGGACCATTGTACGCTGGCCCCGGGGGATCGGGTCCTGGATGCCGGATGCGGATGCGGGGCTACCTGCACCTTCTTGTGTGAAGACGCAGGGTTCAGGGTTTTTGGTATGGATGCCTCGGCGGAACGCATGGCCCGTGCAACGGCCGGCTCACAGGACTGGAACGGCATACGGGCAAAGCTGCCCCGCCTGCCCTTTGCACCCGCCGCCTTCAGGGGGATTTTCTGTGAATGCGTCCTCTCCCTGGTGCCGGATAAGCGGGACTGCCTATATACTTTTTTCGAGCTGCTCCAGCCGGGAGGCCATCTGGTGCTCACGGACCTGTATCTTCCCGGGGCACCCCCGGCAGCCCTCCAGCGCCCTGCCCTCACCTGCCTGGACGGGGCGCTGAATAAAACGGATTTAACCCGGATCATTGAACAGGCAGGATTTAAAATCCGAATATGGGAAGACCACACCCGGCTGTTAAAGCAAATGGCCTGTGAAATGGTATTTAAACACGGCAGTCTGGACAACTTCTGGAAAACACTGACCGGTGATATTTTTCATGACTGCCAGGGTACCCAATGCCGGGCCGGAAAACTCAAACCCGGATATTGCCTGATCGTTGCAGACAAGATGACAGCATAA